The following are from one region of the Ptychodera flava strain L36383 chromosome 15, AS_Pfla_20210202, whole genome shotgun sequence genome:
- the LOC139150871 gene encoding transmembrane protein 11, mitochondrial-like — MAERVSVLPSPSDCAIIREVYDGENAHEHFEFQLEHALEAECQIIVIEPSRIGDETARWITAGNCLHKTSVIAGVSCLVSPLMLPSRVLNYVSLPMGFFSVACASLYGVSWQFDPCCKYQVEYDTKKLSRLPLHTLTSTSPVVLVRHDDKYRKRLHNLVAVLAGVYCGVKIYQWWTQ, encoded by the coding sequence tgTTCTACCATCCCCTTCAGACTGTGCAATCATCCGGGAAGTCTACGATGGTGAGAATGCACATGAACACTTTGAATTTCAGTTGGAACATGCACTCGAAGCTGAGTGTCAGATAATAGTAATTGAACCCTCCAGGATCGGAGATGAGACGGCACGCTGGATTACAGCCGGGAATTGTCTCCATAAGACGTCGGTGATAGCAGGTGTGTCATGCCTTGTGTCACCACTAATGCTTCCAAGTCGTGTACTGAACTATGTTAGCCTACCTATGGGGTTTTTCAGTGTTGCCTGTGCCAGCCTGTATGGAGTGTCCTGGCAGTTCGACCCGTGCTGTAAATACCAAGTAGAGTACGACACCAAGAAATTGTCACGTCTGCCGTTGCACACGCTGACATCAACATCGCCTGTGGTGCTTGTGAGACATGATGATAAGTACAGGAAAAGACTTCATAATCTGGTTGCTGTGCTGGCAGGTGTTTATTGTGGTGTCAAAATATACCAATGGTGGACTCAATGA